agcacCCATATCTGTAACAAATTATTTTCCCCCTGATTTAACgccgaataagttgctcctgtatcaactaaaattccactttatttcctctagtccctagttttgatttaaccagtggatctgctagggtagattccccaggtccctgtcagtctagttccaattcagtcactggagccaccccatggcactttccccagggcagtctcacttccaacatccaaactccccacagcacgcACACCGATTCGGTCCCacaggagaagaacccactcccccacctctgcctgaCATCCCTCCATCTCTGcttccccagcactcatcccatgctcaaacacaggagctgcctgagctcccctcctttcccccttggttttctttaactttaaacatctttccccaacaTCACaagctgaacaacatctctccatcttagctttcagtttttccctgtccttttccaaagccaaaattaagggatctggcggagctatattaatttcgCATTCAGAAACCACCCAGATTGGTAGatggaaagtgaaaaacatgtctgcatacattacttcatcccattctccttgccacctcaaaaacaacattaattgtaacaatgtatcaTAGTTTGAAGTTTAATTTTTagaccatttttcctgatcttccaaactatacaaaggccaccattggttactATTTTATCAACGTTTTCTCATTTACCTAGCCCCCAGGAAACTCTCCctgttctttccaatgtgccaaaatgcgGCCTAAAGGACTCCTCTTCAAGATCTCTCCACTCTGCTGATTTCCCATTATCgatctcacattcacacacatgggatcccacagacacactccacacagttacaacacttgaaacagaaacagagactaaaattctatcaaagaAACAACAATTAATAACAGTTATAACAGCCTGTCACCAAGACCAAAATCATCACTATAACAAGCCACAAAGTCGAATACgaacaagatccaaaaccatttccacaaggctccccctgcgtcttgtaggacccaaaccacaagatgccccgTTTcctgtgggtgtataccaaacagATGCTAGCAGCCGTTTATACACCTTTACCcacgagatttcctatctcgatttacggaaggcttccaaaccttctGTACACTTACCAAACCAACTTACCAAaccaagatgccccctgcatcttacagactatacaaatgaaaagaataccttttatgaagatggtccttgtctgctcctgcagtgatccgaatggGTCGAGGGGTCCCTCTGGGAAAATCTCCcaagggccctagggagccctgtcctcagtgggtcctgcagccgagctgAGCAGGTCCCATCTGGGGTGCCAAattgattcagagaaaattCCAGGAGAAAACTCGCCAACAAACTTTCatgttgacaagcaggtattctttattgcggtgtCGGGAGACACGGGgaatagctcctcctaacgtgtatCACTGTATtgctatacaggccatccttatatagtcactggaaatacatacatattcataaggCTACGCATGAATTACATCATTACAGAAAGTTCCCTGCTtgcatacaaaaatgtggtggtggtctctgagggtcgtttacttcttccaacaatcttcataacttctggcagtctttgaagcaccagcttaattaacatacatagcaatcatcctgtccttctacttatcagtttgtttaactgctcccatcctgAACATCTGCTAGTCCCTGATACTCCCCAGTagatgtttacaccagcttaatgggttcattaacaccacaaacatagcaattaTCCTGTCCTAcctatcagttagtttaactgctaGTCCCAGacactccccatccccaggtcctgtttttctattctgtttttcttacactttttgtactaaggtcttaaggacctaaaactatgtcaactaccttcaagcacctcagttattttccattacaaagccatccaACTTGACTttacttagaactgattacattttatgcttttgtgcctccttgtctcaggtCCCACCTCATGGGGTCGGGATGCGGCAGAGCCAGTGTCAAGGTGCAagcatcctgcagctctgtgtgccAGGAACAGAATCCAAATGCCCCCATAACATCCCTTTCCCCATCCCAGGTCCTTTGGATTGGGGGCATTTCTGTCCCCTGCCCCGCTGTCTCCATCCTGGGGGGACAAGGAGGTACCTAGACCACAGTGAGTCTGTCCCTGTGCTGGCTCACCTGGCAGCGCAGCGATGGTAGGGCCCGGTGGCACATGGTGCCGGGGCTCAGCTGGTTCCTGCTCCATCACTGACCTCAGATGGGCTGGGGGACTGGGTGTTGCTCCAGTGGGGACACGAGGTATCCTGACATCATTGGTGTCCCTCAGTGTGCCACCACCACTGGCAGACAAGCTACCTTTTGCATGGGCTCCATCACAGGCCATGCTTTTGTCTGACACAAAGGGGCTGCACGGGGCAGGGGGTGTGGGGCTGCAGCTTCCAGCACAAGACCCTGGGCAGTTCTGCCCATCCCACCAGGCCCTCCCGGGGGTCTTGCTGCCCTCTCAGCAAGACTGCCCATGGGGGCTGGTGGGGCCCTGGGATGAAGCTGCTGTCACCAACATGGCATGTGCTGGTATCGCAGAGCTTGGCAAGGAGATGCTGGTCCCGGCGCACCCGGTGGGGACCCCCACCCATGGGCCAACCCAGCAGCCCCCCGGAGTCCCTGTTGAGGAGCAGGGTGGCATTCCCATCCCTGGCCTGCTGCAGGTCACCGAGTGCAGACGTGAGTACAGccctgcctgtcccctgccATACTCTGACTGCCCCCATGGTCTCCCACCAGCCCCTGAGGtcccctgccagcctgtgcctGCCTCTGAGGTCCCTTGCCAGCCTCTGGGATCCCCTGCCTGCTTTTAGTAtctcctgccagctcctgggGTCCCCTGCCTGCCCTCAGCATCCCTTGCCTACCCCAGTCGGTCATCTTCCCCCACCGACCCCCTTATCTTCCCTGAGCACCAGCCCCCCCGACTCCTTCGGGTGCCCCCCCAGCGCCCCCCGCCCCTCTCCGTGGCGCCGGGCTGAGCAGCGGGCGGGTCCCGGAGCGCAGCCGCCGTCCACAGAGCCGCTGAGCAGCGTCTCCTCGTTGGAGGTGCACTTCGACCTGCTGGACCTGAGTGAGCTGACCGACATGTCGGACCAGGAGCTGGCCGAGGTCTTCGCCGACTCCGACGAGGAGAACACGGCCAGGGAAGCCCCCGGCGGTGAGCAAGGGACCGGTCCCGGTCCCAACCCCCCCAGTCCGTCGACCCTGATCCACCTGTCTGTCCCGCAGGGTTGCAACCGCAGGCGGTGCCGCGGGCCGGGTACCTGCGCTCTCCCTCCTGGACCCGGGCGCGGGAGCAGGGCCGGGAGAAGAAGCATCTCAGCGACCCGGAGCTGCCGCCGGGACCTTCAGATGCCTTTCTGCCCACTGATCGGCCGCGGGATCCCTAGGAGCGGTACCGGCCACTTCCTTCCGGCACCACTGGAGCCTGCCCTGGGGACTGGCACCGCGGGTCGGCCGCGGTGAGAGGCGACCCGCAGCTCCGCTGGGGGAGCCAGTGGACCAGAGCCTgcacaccccaccccacccccggAGCTGCCCGCAGCCTAGCATGGCCGATGCCTGCCCGGTTCTCATGTAGCAGTGCTGTGTTCCAGTAAAACCGAGCGACCCACCACCGCCGCGCCTCTGTCCGTCTCCATCgccgctggggagggacacagGGCTCCCCTCGGGCCCGGGAGCGCCGGGAGGGCGCAGAACCGGCCCGGTgaggggggagaaaagggagaCCGGCTAGTACAGGTGCAGCGCTGCTTTGGCCCCCGCCGACGGCAGTGCGGGATGGACACGACACTGGAGTCCCAGTCTCACTGCGCCAAAGCAGGGACACGAGTGATGGGTTGCACAGAGGCTCATTAATGCTACAGGAAACCCGGTGGGGGAACCGGGTGTTGGTCCCCAGACTCAGTGTTATTCCAGTAGTGCATGTGTGTGGAAGGGAGGTTTCCCCCAGCTCCCACCACCCTGCCCAGCCCGCAGGAGATCAGCTCGGGTCTGTCCTGGTGCAGCTGTGGCTCCAGCTCAGCCGGTAACACGGACCCATGCCACACGGGTGCGGGCAGCAGGGTATGGTACTCCTGCCCTGGCTGCACCCACCCCCTGGGCTCCAGGCATGGCCGCTGCAGGTGGCATCAGTGTAGGGAcagaaggagctgctgtgggtcaTTAACGGGATCCCAGTCCCCCTCACCCCGGGGCTCACCCAGTTCCCAGGGAGCAGCTGGGGTCTGGcagcaacccccccccccatcccatctcatccctCAGGGCCCCATGGACAGAGGGTCCAGCAGGAGTCAAGAGTCACCCTGGTCCCAGGGCACCATGGGGTGGCTGTGAGGCCCGCCCTCTCCCCCCCCCATCAGGGCTCTGCCTCTATGCTGGAGTCCTGAAAGAGGGTCTGCTTGTGCAGGCTATGGAGTTGTAGTAGCAGTCCCTGGAGGGAGGGAACAGCACTGATCACCCCCACACTGGCCCTTGCGTGTCCCTCCCCCAGTGTAGCCATCCTGGTACGTGCCATACCTGTGGAAGATGGTGGAACAGTCGGTACAGACTGAGGTGTGGCTGATGAAGGGGAAGAGGACATTGCCCTCCTTACAGAGCTCACAGATTAAGCCTTTCACctggcagcactggggcagGAGCAAGCAGAGGGTCCCAAAGATGCACTGAGGGGACCCTGCCAGCCCCTCCATGGTGCTGACCCCATGGAAGCAGTTCTGTGGGTCTGCCCCATGGCACCAGCTCACCTCACAGTCTAACTTGATGTGCTTGGCAAAGAGGGTGTGGATCTCAGTGAGGGAGCAGCTCAGGTGCCCAGCCTCAGCATCAATCAGGTCCTGCAGTGAGTATATCTCTCATTCTCCACAAAGTGCTGCTGGTCCTGCAGCCAGACAGCCTGCCACTGCTGTGCCTGTCACCCCTGTGCCCATCACTGCTACATCAGGCCCTGGACCCCCAACTCAGTCCTGTCCCCCAGGCTtgatctgcagcagcagctgtgactCCATCACCTCCTTGCAGGTGATAAAGTAGGGCTTCATGAGCAGGATGTCCTGGTGCAGCTTCTATGGGGGGATAGGGCAAGATGGAATGGGACCAAGACATAAAAGGGCAGTGGCAGGGGTAGGATGGAGACAGGTACAGGGATGAGATGGATATGGTGTGGGAATGGGACAGGATGAGAATGAAGATAGGGATATGATGGGGACAAGTCAAGCTGGGTCAAATTCAGCCCTGTAGCAGTTTGGTCACCCTCTTCCCTGACCCCcactcctgccctgctccccctTTGTGGGACCCAGTGGGTGCTGCCAGGgtccccctctccctcctgtTCACCTCATGCTCcatctgctgtgctgcctgcagttgcccaccctgcccagctccatccctgcaggatGGGATCCCCCCTGTGCCTGCACCCTCCAGCACTCACCTGGGTCTCCACCAGCTCTTCCACACAGTTGAAGAGCAGTGGGTTGATCTCCTGCAGCTTCAGCACAGGCCAGGACACCATCAGCATCAGGTACCACATGCTGCAGCGTGACACCTGCCTGCCTGTGGCCACCGTCACCCCATAGCCACTGGGCCCCATTGCCAGGGACACAGCCCTGGGGATATGGCCCCCCCAAGTGACCTTTACCCAGGGACATGGCCTCCAGCCCATTCCTGGGGCAGATGCTGAGCTGGTACTCAGCCTGATGGCTGACCTTGGCCTGCATGTGGGCCTTGGTCACCAGCAGCAGGCACTTGCTGTGGCACTGGTAGTAgcagcctgggggggggggggggcatagATGTCTGTCAGCGTGGGGATGTGGGATGGGTGTGTGGGAGGTCCCAGGGGTCCCAGCCCCACCTGTGCAGGTGTACCAGGTCTGGATGAGGCCCCAGATGATGATGCTGTATTTGTCACACATCTGCTTCACACTCTTGCTCTTTTCCTTGTAGAAGCAATGTTCTAGCACCACCCGGATGTTGGGCTCAGCCTTACCAGGATCCTGCAGAGGTGGAGGGGGAtgtgtcagtgtgtgtgttCCCCACCATGGAAACCCCCCTGGGCCCTGGTCCCAGCCCAaccttcagctcctgcagcttgAGGCAGAGGTGGATGAGCCgcaccaccaagtccttctgcCACTCTGAATGTTTGGGCAA
This portion of the Lathamus discolor isolate bLatDis1 chromosome W, bLatDis1.hap1, whole genome shotgun sequence genome encodes:
- the LOC136004351 gene encoding dysbindin domain-containing protein 1-like isoform X2 — its product is MVGPGGTWCRGSAGSCSITDLRWAGGLGVAPVGTRGILTSLVSLSVPPPLADKLPFAWAPSQAMLLSDTKGLHGAGGVGLQLPAQDPGQFCPSHQALPGVLLPSQQDCPWGLVGPWDEAAVTNMACAGIAELGKEMLVPAHPVGTPTHGPTQQPPGVPVEEQGGIPIPGLLQVTECRQPLSSVSSLEVHFDLLDLSELTDMSDQELAEVFADSDEENTAREAPGGLQPQAVPRAGYLRSPSWTRAREQGREKKHLSDPELPPGPSDAFLPTDRPRDP
- the LOC136004351 gene encoding dysbindin domain-containing protein 1-like isoform X3 → MGQPSSPPESLLRSRVAFPSLACCRSPSADVSTALPVPCHTLTAPMVSHQPLRSPASLCLPLRSLASLWDPLPAFSISCQLLGSPACPQHPLPTPVGHLPPPTPLSSLSTSPPDSFGCPPSAPRPSPWRRAEQRAGPGAQPPSTEPLSSVSSLEVHFDLLDLSELTDMSDQELAEVFADSDEENTAREAPGGLQPQAVPRAGYLRSPSWTRAREQGREKKHLSDPELPPGPSDAFLPTDRPRDP
- the LOC136004351 gene encoding dysbindin domain-containing protein 1-like isoform X4 gives rise to the protein MAAPGVIGTAELGKEMLVPAHPVGTPTHGPTQQPPGVPVEEQGGIPIPGLLQVTECRQPLSSVSSLEVHFDLLDLSELTDMSDQELAEVFADSDEENTAREAPGGLQPQAVPRAGYLRSPSWTRAREQGREKKHLSDPELPPGPSDAFLPTDRPRDP
- the LOC136004351 gene encoding dysbindin domain-containing protein 1-like isoform X1, with translation MTADTTWDTSTVIFCPKSLARRCWSRRTRWGPPPMGQPSSPPESLLRSRVAFPSLACCRSPSADVSTALPVPCHTLTAPMVSHQPLRSPASLCLPLRSLASLWDPLPAFSISCQLLGSPACPQHPLPTPVGHLPPPTPLSSLSTSPPDSFGCPPSAPRPSPWRRAEQRAGPGAQPPSTEPLSSVSSLEVHFDLLDLSELTDMSDQELAEVFADSDEENTAREAPGGLQPQAVPRAGYLRSPSWTRAREQGREKKHLSDPELPPGPSDAFLPTDRPRDP
- the LOC136004351 gene encoding dysbindin domain-containing protein 1-like isoform X5; protein product: MLVPAHPVGTPTHGPTQQPPGVPVEEQGGIPIPGLLQVTECRQPLSSVSSLEVHFDLLDLSELTDMSDQELAEVFADSDEENTAREAPGGLQPQAVPRAGYLRSPSWTRAREQGREKKHLSDPELPPGPSDAFLPTDRPRDP